From Synoicihabitans lomoniglobus, the proteins below share one genomic window:
- a CDS encoding ATP-dependent Clp protease proteolytic subunit, whose amino-acid sequence MDIYSRLLKDRIIFIGTPIDDGVANSVIAQLLFLQMEDPKKDIHLYINSPGGVVTGGMAIYDTINFLQCDVVTYCIGMAASMATVLLAAGTKGKRFALPNSRVMIHQPSGGAGGQTADITIAAKEILRWRQTLNETIAKHTGLSVEQVAKDSDRDYYLSAQEAKDYGIVDHVVESTREAASLAVPSAA is encoded by the coding sequence ATGGATATCTACAGTCGGCTCCTGAAGGACCGGATCATTTTCATCGGCACGCCGATCGACGATGGGGTGGCCAACAGCGTCATCGCGCAGTTGTTGTTCCTGCAAATGGAGGATCCCAAGAAGGATATCCACCTCTACATCAACTCCCCGGGTGGCGTCGTCACCGGCGGCATGGCGATCTACGACACGATCAACTTCCTGCAATGCGATGTGGTGACCTACTGCATCGGCATGGCCGCTTCCATGGCGACCGTGCTACTGGCCGCCGGCACCAAGGGGAAACGTTTCGCGCTGCCGAACAGCCGGGTGATGATTCACCAGCCGTCGGGTGGGGCGGGTGGTCAAACCGCCGACATCACCATCGCCGCCAAGGAAATCCTGCGTTGGCGCCAAACGCTCAACGAGACCATTGCCAAGCACACCGGTCTTTCCGTCGAGCAAGTCGCCAAGGACTCCGATCGCGACTACTACCTCAGCGCTCAGGAAGCCAAGGATTACGGTATCGTCGACCACGTGGTCGAATCGACGCGTGAAGCCGCCTCGCTGGCCGTGCCCTCGGCGGCCTGA
- a CDS encoding Nif3-like dinuclear metal center hexameric protein produces MAQLDQLVAYCNDRTRLHAYTDAPGAKNGLQVANNGTVTKIGAAVDAGLVPFRAAVAAGVDFLIVHHGMYWDMPQLLTGPVYDRVATLITGNCALYSNHLPLDGHQEIGNNVLLAKQLGLTPDQPFMMIDGEPVGVSAPWSGTRADLHAALATHYERVVPITCGSDSPRRIAFCSGSGNSAMKELIKTGIDTMVTGELREEWFNVAQERGINVFLCGHYATEVHAVQALATELAAKFDLPWEFIRTDNPL; encoded by the coding sequence ATGGCTCAACTCGATCAATTGGTTGCCTACTGCAACGACCGCACCCGCCTGCACGCCTACACCGACGCCCCCGGGGCCAAGAACGGCCTGCAGGTCGCCAATAACGGCACCGTCACCAAGATCGGGGCGGCCGTCGACGCCGGTCTCGTGCCCTTTCGCGCCGCCGTCGCCGCGGGCGTCGACTTCCTCATCGTGCACCACGGCATGTATTGGGACATGCCCCAGTTGCTCACCGGTCCGGTCTACGATCGCGTGGCCACGTTGATCACCGGCAACTGCGCCCTGTATTCCAATCATCTGCCGCTCGACGGACATCAGGAGATCGGCAACAACGTCCTGCTCGCCAAGCAACTCGGCCTCACGCCCGACCAACCGTTCATGATGATAGACGGTGAGCCGGTGGGCGTATCCGCGCCGTGGTCCGGCACCCGCGCCGATTTGCACGCCGCCCTCGCCACTCACTACGAACGTGTCGTGCCCATCACTTGCGGCTCGGATTCCCCCCGCCGCATCGCCTTTTGCAGCGGCAGTGGCAACAGCGCCATGAAGGAGCTCATCAAAACCGGTATCGACACCATGGTGACGGGCGAACTCCGGGAGGAATGGTTCAACGTCGCTCAGGAGCGCGGCATCAATGTTTTCCTCTGCGGACACTACGCCACCGAGGTCCACGCCGTCCAGGCCCTCGCGACCGAGCTTGCCGCCAAGTTCGATCTGCCTTGGGAATTCATCCGCACCGACAACCCGCTCTGA
- a CDS encoding YqgE/AlgH family protein — translation MRERGKTTAKLAGSLLLAHPGLQDPNFRHAAILLSAHDDEGAMGVVLNRPTGQTLAELDDAFGSDALAKVRVFAGGPVQTDRLLICAIGFHEDGEGLRLHFGLEPAAAESLVAAQGDAVTLRAFLGYSGWGAGQLENELKQDTWAVSAIPSDILDFTFDDSLWRHVISRVSPEWRLLANEPEDPELN, via the coding sequence ATGAGAGAACGAGGCAAAACGACGGCCAAACTGGCGGGGTCGCTGCTGCTTGCGCATCCAGGGCTGCAGGACCCGAATTTTCGCCATGCGGCGATATTGTTGTCGGCGCATGATGACGAAGGCGCGATGGGCGTGGTGCTCAATCGACCGACGGGGCAAACCTTGGCGGAGTTGGATGACGCGTTCGGCAGCGACGCTTTGGCGAAGGTGCGCGTGTTTGCCGGCGGACCGGTGCAGACTGATCGGTTGCTGATTTGCGCGATCGGGTTTCACGAAGACGGCGAAGGGTTGCGACTCCACTTTGGTCTCGAACCGGCCGCGGCGGAATCGCTTGTCGCGGCGCAAGGCGATGCAGTGACCTTGCGGGCGTTTCTCGGTTATTCCGGCTGGGGCGCGGGGCAGCTCGAAAACGAGCTCAAGCAAGACACGTGGGCGGTGAGCGCCATCCCGTCGGATATTTTGGATTTCACCTTCGACGACTCGCTGTGGCGTCACGTGATTTCACGGGTCAGCCCGGAGTGGCGGTTGTTGGCCAACGAGCCCGAAGACCCCGAGCTCAACTGA
- the alr gene encoding alanine racemase, whose product MIPRAQLPLRCWAEIDLAALERNLRRIRAALPVHMRYVAVVKADAYGHGLHQVAARLMHAGADLFAVATLAEAAALRELGPGWPILLLSPLVPDEDEYIPRYDVAVTVSSLDEVHRFDRAGSHAKRPIDVHLKIDTGMGRSGVWHTAATAVYQAIHDAAHLRLVGIYTHYASPDDDPAFTSEQRQRFRRALASFGELDTTHLLIHADNSAGLETIERAGPFNAVRVGLLQFGISPRRGSLLDDVLPEPVFSFRTRVGLVKHLPAGTSISYGQTYRLTQDSRVAILTAGYGDGITRSLSNRGEVLIGGQRCRVLGRVTMDQTIVDVTHLEAVASGDEVVLIGRQGDAEIKVVEFSAWAESIPWETLCSVTKRVPRLYRTSLGI is encoded by the coding sequence ATGATTCCCCGCGCGCAACTTCCGCTGCGGTGTTGGGCCGAGATCGATCTCGCTGCCCTTGAACGCAATCTGCGGCGAATCCGGGCCGCCCTGCCCGTCCACATGCGCTACGTCGCGGTGGTGAAAGCGGACGCCTACGGCCATGGTTTGCACCAAGTCGCGGCGCGGCTGATGCACGCCGGGGCCGATTTGTTTGCCGTCGCGACGCTCGCCGAAGCCGCTGCGCTGCGCGAATTGGGTCCGGGTTGGCCCATTCTCCTGCTCAGTCCGTTGGTGCCGGATGAGGACGAATACATTCCCCGCTACGACGTGGCCGTGACGGTTTCATCGCTCGACGAAGTGCATCGCTTCGATCGCGCCGGGTCCCATGCGAAGCGGCCCATCGATGTCCATCTCAAGATCGATACCGGCATGGGACGTTCCGGCGTGTGGCACACTGCCGCGACCGCCGTGTATCAGGCGATCCATGACGCCGCCCACTTGCGTCTCGTCGGCATCTACACGCACTACGCGAGCCCCGACGACGATCCCGCGTTCACCAGCGAACAACGCCAACGCTTCCGCCGTGCCCTCGCTTCATTTGGCGAGTTGGACACGACGCATCTGCTCATTCACGCCGACAACAGTGCCGGTCTCGAAACCATCGAGCGCGCCGGGCCGTTCAACGCCGTTCGCGTCGGCTTGCTCCAATTTGGCATCTCGCCCCGCCGCGGTTCGCTGCTCGACGACGTTTTGCCGGAGCCGGTGTTCAGTTTTCGCACCCGAGTCGGTTTGGTGAAGCATCTCCCCGCAGGCACCAGTATCAGCTACGGGCAAACGTATCGTCTCACCCAGGATTCACGTGTCGCCATTCTCACCGCCGGCTACGGCGACGGCATCACGCGCAGTCTGAGCAACCGCGGCGAGGTGCTCATCGGTGGCCAACGCTGCCGCGTCCTCGGTCGGGTGACCATGGACCAAACCATCGTCGATGTGACCCATCTCGAAGCCGTCGCTTCGGGCGATGAAGTCGTGTTGATCGGACGCCAGGGGGACGCCGAAATCAAGGTCGTCGAATTCAGCGCGTGGGCGGAATCCATCCCGTGGGAAACCCTTTGCTCCGTCACCAAGCGCGTGCCGCGACTCTACCGCACCTCGCTGGGGATCTAG
- the tig gene encoding trigger factor has translation MNIQTQDVSETRKSLVASFEAAEVTAEYQAVVAEFTKMARLPGFRPGKAPVAMVTKRYAKDINEEFRKKVVTKAYQDAMSDSKLEVLNVINVEEGEIAPDQAAEITITLDVQPTFELPDYEGIATTVEATDATDDEVEKTLEHMRSERADFNVAERPAQKSDYVKLAYEGTIDGTPILEIAPEKQIYGKVPQTWEEVEGENEGLIPGLGAQLGGLSAGDKKDITITFPAEFAAVEALAGKQAVYAVEVQEVRERILPAIDEEFCKAHQADDEAGLRTNIRNNIKMQKEGRNRSEQRRQVTEAMLSKVTIAAPESLVEQETQGVLRQFIDQQMRQGVKPEQLESDKEALYANARKAAETRVQSQLLLAKIAEKEKVKVEENDMNQVIYQQAMQSGQAPDKFVKELTKNRDRLRSLQQSILFDKTLDLVVSKATVTEGKPAAE, from the coding sequence GTGAACATCCAAACTCAAGACGTCTCCGAAACCCGCAAGAGCCTCGTCGCCTCCTTTGAGGCGGCCGAAGTTACCGCTGAATACCAAGCGGTCGTGGCTGAATTTACCAAAATGGCGCGCCTGCCCGGCTTCCGCCCCGGCAAAGCTCCGGTCGCGATGGTGACCAAGCGCTACGCCAAGGACATTAACGAGGAGTTCCGCAAAAAGGTCGTCACCAAGGCTTACCAAGACGCCATGAGCGATTCCAAGCTGGAGGTGCTTAATGTCATCAATGTCGAGGAGGGCGAAATCGCGCCGGACCAAGCGGCCGAGATCACCATCACGCTCGACGTGCAACCCACCTTCGAATTGCCCGATTACGAGGGCATCGCCACCACGGTCGAAGCCACCGATGCGACCGACGATGAGGTCGAAAAGACGCTCGAACACATGCGTTCCGAGCGGGCCGACTTTAATGTCGCCGAACGTCCGGCCCAAAAAAGTGACTACGTGAAACTCGCTTACGAAGGCACGATCGACGGCACCCCGATTCTCGAAATCGCGCCGGAGAAGCAAATTTACGGCAAAGTTCCTCAGACTTGGGAAGAGGTCGAAGGCGAGAACGAAGGCCTGATTCCCGGTCTCGGTGCGCAACTCGGTGGTTTGTCCGCTGGTGACAAGAAAGACATTACGATCACGTTCCCGGCCGAATTCGCCGCCGTAGAGGCGCTGGCTGGCAAGCAAGCGGTTTACGCCGTCGAGGTGCAGGAAGTGCGCGAGCGCATTTTGCCGGCGATCGATGAAGAATTCTGCAAAGCCCATCAGGCTGACGACGAAGCCGGCCTGCGCACCAACATCCGTAACAACATCAAGATGCAAAAGGAGGGACGCAATCGCTCCGAACAGCGTCGCCAGGTGACGGAAGCCATGTTGAGCAAAGTCACGATCGCCGCACCCGAATCCCTCGTGGAGCAGGAAACGCAGGGCGTGCTGCGCCAATTCATCGACCAACAAATGCGCCAAGGCGTAAAGCCCGAGCAGCTCGAATCCGACAAGGAGGCGCTCTACGCCAACGCTCGCAAGGCGGCCGAGACGCGCGTGCAAAGCCAGCTGTTGCTCGCTAAAATTGCCGAGAAGGAGAAGGTCAAGGTCGAGGAAAACGACATGAACCAGGTCATTTACCAGCAGGCCATGCAGAGCGGTCAGGCTCCGGACAAGTTCGTCAAGGAGCTCACAAAAAACCGTGATCGTTTGCGTTCCCTGCAGCAGTCGATTCTCTTCGATAAGACCCTTGATCTGGTGGTGTCCAAAGCCACTGTGACCGAAGGCAAGCCCGCAGCTGAGTAA
- the clpX gene encoding ATP-dependent Clp protease ATP-binding subunit ClpX, with protein MAKSSRMTLCSFCGKSQTEVKKIIAGPGVYICDSCVNVCKTIIDRETKQSPIEAKPAFNLLRPAQIKATLDDHVIGQEHAKKVLSVAVYNHYKRLAFDSGQGFERDSNALTPEFDGVEVEKSNILLTGPTGSGKTLLARSLARILDVPFAISDATTLTEAGYVGEDVENVVLRLLQAANYDVKKAECGIIYVDEIDKIRRTTENVSITRDVSGEGVQQALLKILEGTVCNVPPQGGRKHPNQEYIQINTANILFICGGAFIGLDDIIKKRLGNRSLGFKRDQEVEIDPVSMMQQIAPEDLVRFGMIPEFIGRLPVVSVLNQLQVADLEKILLRTKNATVKQYSKLFAMDGARLRFTPDAIKAVAQKAIDLKTGARALRSIMEKLMLEVMYELPERDDVAEVVIDAAVVAGKRRPSLRRAPKRESKNAA; from the coding sequence ATGGCCAAATCATCGCGGATGACGCTTTGTTCCTTCTGTGGGAAATCCCAGACCGAGGTGAAAAAAATCATCGCGGGGCCGGGCGTCTACATCTGCGACTCCTGCGTCAATGTCTGCAAAACGATCATCGACCGGGAGACCAAGCAGAGCCCGATCGAAGCCAAACCGGCGTTTAATTTGCTGCGTCCGGCGCAGATCAAAGCGACGCTGGATGATCATGTCATCGGGCAGGAGCACGCGAAGAAGGTGCTGTCGGTCGCCGTCTACAATCACTACAAGCGGTTGGCGTTCGATTCCGGGCAGGGATTTGAGCGCGATTCCAACGCCCTGACGCCGGAGTTCGATGGCGTGGAGGTCGAGAAGAGTAACATTCTCCTTACCGGTCCCACCGGCTCGGGCAAGACGCTGCTCGCGCGTTCTTTGGCGCGAATTTTGGATGTGCCGTTCGCCATCTCCGACGCCACCACGTTGACGGAGGCCGGTTACGTGGGCGAAGACGTTGAGAATGTGGTCCTGCGTTTGCTGCAGGCGGCCAATTACGACGTAAAAAAGGCCGAGTGCGGCATCATTTATGTCGACGAAATCGACAAGATTCGGCGCACCACGGAGAATGTTTCCATTACGCGCGACGTCTCCGGCGAAGGCGTGCAGCAGGCCCTGTTGAAAATCCTCGAAGGCACGGTGTGCAATGTGCCGCCGCAAGGTGGGCGCAAGCACCCGAATCAGGAATACATCCAGATCAACACCGCCAACATTCTGTTCATCTGCGGCGGTGCCTTCATCGGGCTCGACGACATCATCAAAAAGCGGCTCGGCAATAGGTCGCTCGGTTTCAAGCGCGATCAGGAAGTCGAAATCGATCCCGTCTCGATGATGCAACAGATCGCTCCCGAGGATTTGGTCCGTTTTGGCATGATCCCGGAGTTCATCGGCCGCCTGCCCGTGGTATCGGTGCTCAATCAGTTGCAGGTCGCGGACTTGGAAAAAATCCTACTCCGCACGAAGAACGCGACGGTCAAGCAATACTCCAAACTCTTCGCCATGGACGGCGCGCGGCTGCGCTTCACCCCCGACGCCATCAAAGCGGTCGCGCAAAAAGCAATCGATCTGAAGACCGGAGCCCGGGCGCTGCGCTCGATTATGGAGAAACTCATGCTTGAAGTGATGTATGAGCTGCCCGAGCGCGACGACGTGGCGGAAGTTGTCATCGATGCCGCGGTGGTGGCGGGGAAGCGCCGGCCCTCATTGCGTCGCGCCCCGAAACGTGAATCCAAGAACGCGGCTTAA
- a CDS encoding deoxycytidylate deaminase, whose amino-acid sequence MEPAVPELDLTSPVDLIADAAAKFGQRPSWDDYFMATAVILSTRSPCERLHVGCLLVSGGERRNRIVAAGYNGYLPGTPHVSRVRDGHEQATVHAEQNAVADAARRGSSLEGCVAYVTHYPCINCAKILASAGIVEVRYREDYHNDPIVAEVLGDAGVTVTKL is encoded by the coding sequence ATGGAGCCCGCCGTCCCCGAACTCGACCTGACCTCGCCCGTGGATTTGATCGCTGATGCGGCGGCCAAATTCGGGCAACGCCCGTCGTGGGACGACTATTTCATGGCCACGGCGGTCATTCTCTCCACGCGTTCGCCGTGTGAACGGCTCCACGTGGGATGCCTGTTGGTCAGCGGTGGTGAACGACGCAACCGCATCGTCGCGGCGGGTTACAATGGTTACCTGCCGGGCACGCCGCATGTTTCGCGGGTGCGCGACGGCCACGAACAAGCGACGGTGCACGCCGAACAAAACGCGGTCGCCGACGCGGCGCGGCGGGGCAGTTCGCTCGAAGGTTGTGTGGCTTATGTGACACACTACCCGTGCATCAATTGCGCGAAAATTTTGGCCTCGGCCGGCATCGTGGAAGTGCGTTATCGCGAAGATTATCACAATGATCCGATCGTGGCGGAGGTGTTGGGCGACGCCGGTGTGACGGTGACAAAACTCTGA
- a CDS encoding peptidase M22, protein MLALNDIHSRHGPTLILDASSTVIHGGWLPVSGDARWTRIEAEASAGIFQVLSDLGSQPREAACFVFCEGPGSILGIRTVATVLRTWIALQSRPVYAYRSLELTAHQWAQPGEAVICDARRQSWHTLTRATDATLGPIKRVATADLPGSGLLTPDGFRRWSALPAAAPRTVPYDPTALSGTLANTPLLRETNDPDAFLHEDPSYATWTPQVHQAPPPKS, encoded by the coding sequence GTGCTTGCTCTCAACGACATCCATTCCCGCCACGGCCCCACTCTGATCCTCGATGCCAGCTCCACCGTAATTCACGGCGGTTGGCTACCGGTCAGCGGTGACGCTCGCTGGACCCGAATCGAAGCCGAGGCCAGTGCGGGGATCTTTCAAGTGCTCTCCGATCTGGGGTCTCAGCCCCGCGAAGCGGCATGTTTTGTATTCTGCGAAGGACCGGGATCCATCCTCGGTATCCGCACCGTCGCCACCGTGCTGCGCACGTGGATCGCGCTGCAATCACGTCCGGTCTACGCCTACCGGAGTTTGGAACTAACCGCTCACCAATGGGCCCAGCCCGGGGAGGCCGTCATTTGCGACGCCCGTCGGCAAAGCTGGCATACCCTCACTCGCGCCACCGACGCCACGCTCGGCCCGATTAAACGGGTAGCCACGGCGGACCTCCCGGGTTCCGGCTTGCTCACCCCCGACGGCTTTCGCCGCTGGAGTGCCCTGCCCGCCGCCGCCCCCCGCACGGTGCCCTACGATCCCACCGCCCTGTCCGGCACTTTGGCGAACACGCCTCTGTTACGCGAGACGAACGACCCCGATGCCTTTCTCCACGAAGATCCGAGTTACGCAACGTGGACACCCCAAGTTCACCAAGCTCCGCCGCCCAAATCATGA
- a CDS encoding cytochrome c3 family protein: MSNLFPKSANRLPLQIIIFLVIFGGIVTAATTYYATPKYTRVGYAPVQPVPFSHAKHNGELGIDCRYCHSTVEKAGHAAVPTAQTCMNCHSQVKNTSPLLAPVRASYESGDPVEWVRVHQAPDYVYFDHSVHVNRGVSCVECHGQINEMEVVTHAKPLSMGFCLDCHRDPAPHLRDPKLVTQLDWKHPGGVEGQTADGEKFIHDWNINPPQSCSGCHR, translated from the coding sequence ATGTCGAATCTCTTTCCTAAATCGGCGAATCGCCTGCCGCTGCAGATCATCATCTTTCTGGTGATTTTCGGTGGTATCGTGACCGCTGCCACGACCTATTACGCGACACCCAAGTATACTCGGGTGGGCTACGCTCCGGTGCAGCCCGTGCCGTTCAGCCACGCCAAACACAATGGCGAGCTGGGCATCGACTGTCGCTATTGCCACTCCACGGTGGAGAAGGCCGGCCACGCGGCCGTGCCGACGGCGCAGACCTGCATGAACTGCCACTCGCAGGTCAAGAACACCAGCCCGCTGCTCGCGCCCGTCCGCGCCAGCTACGAATCCGGTGATCCGGTCGAGTGGGTGCGGGTGCACCAGGCGCCCGATTACGTTTACTTCGATCACTCCGTCCACGTGAACCGCGGCGTTTCCTGCGTCGAATGTCACGGCCAGATCAATGAGATGGAAGTGGTGACCCACGCCAAGCCGCTCTCGATGGGCTTCTGCTTGGATTGTCACCGCGACCCCGCTCCACATCTGCGCGACCCAAAACTCGTTACCCAGCTCGATTGGAAACACCCCGGCGGCGTGGAAGGCCAAACCGCTGACGGCGAAAAGTTTATCCACGACTGGAACATCAATCCTCCGCAAAGCTGCTCCGGCTGCCACCGATGA